The Rhodoflexus caldus genome has a segment encoding these proteins:
- a CDS encoding helix-turn-helix transcriptional regulator, protein METTERNIRKLAALKDMTLKELAKKAGIAESTLHTLFKRGDASTKVMLKIAEALEVDMERLYESDGTAIKSYKKPQTSTSDDLIAAKDALIEELKRDKEFLKSLLAERLGRIEERLSVGKDDAASIIEMYPEKKPGVMKVTRAS, encoded by the coding sequence ATGGAAACAACTGAAAGAAACATTCGGAAATTAGCAGCTCTTAAAGACATGACACTCAAAGAGTTAGCTAAAAAGGCGGGAATCGCCGAGTCTACGTTACACACACTATTTAAGCGTGGAGATGCCTCCACCAAGGTGATGCTCAAAATTGCGGAGGCTTTGGAGGTGGATATGGAGCGCCTTTATGAAAGCGATGGAACGGCTATTAAAAGCTATAAAAAACCGCAAACAAGCACCAGCGATGACTTGATTGCGGCAAAAGATGCTTTGATTGAGGAACTCAAAAGGGACAAAGAGTTTTTGAAGTCCTTGCTGGCCGAGCGGCTCGGCAGGATAGAGGAACGTTTGAGCGTGGGAAAGGATGATGCCGCGAGTATTATAGAGATGTATCCGGAGAAAAAGCCTGGTGTTATGAAGGTAACAAGG